One stretch of Armatimonadota bacterium DNA includes these proteins:
- a CDS encoding carboxypeptidase regulatory-like domain-containing protein, with amino-acid sequence MKLLRLCIVSALMLVIAASAEAKIAVYEPTGWAQSSLAKVSYRLNTNTAYVIVTIYPSDANGNPTGPPVQSETYYNEPRGYREHFYYGLTTNRYVAVIEAGGVNEAAWRPQAGIYKIDQPTVEYSPPNPTVPDIEGWYGIGVNTRAASPYFGYVYSPHKSYQDIYVYRGDGSFFRTMNDTGVYWGASAPWDVCVAGDDYFYVGDRSSRLVYCCKPDGSGIESVSPPVTYSRALFARTDVSGVTYVYVTGGYGDVYQVTLQANHQTWGTPVIIASLGGLSDDNFKIGGLWVNSAGNTMYVCYDGKLHKLVKSGNVWVAAGSPWPVSIPSCFDVDMAHDGSKLWVSANRAYSPTASYPIYQVNPTTGAVTTVTYGTVTWGHMVKTDAVGNVAFTYGKSTPTWGQYYWAMFTEPGTSSYNTRTNTFNTTGDHLPVMTFYTMEPASVPGDNSTTATMTGWVYDGAGWADAQQIRVDLDAVGITEDVISTTRVSAPSDPTGRTAIFTVPGLKAAVGARVAVHNLPVVITDSSGSVSDSVQLRVTGTNVTFTVKHNETNRPIANAVVRATGGTPGLPGYPFEYTSALTNSSGVAVLELSQGTYQVQAVKSGYGSLPAVEVVVGGSPSSSTLYLRACTVAEARALADSTQCNVKGVVFAATSGPYTSPNPPAVKGLAERKDLTSYCYQWYVCDANNPNNGILMVFPIPEDPFSYQMDDPGDPTTYVGPRPKVGDTVRVTGMLATPSGHERRIRLDTALTYASDVYCNYGNIGGLPAMPAGITIPEFAHASISQHPSWGKYAILMGAVVLKNVPNGEPSGTSYGDPVPYSVIADMSGNMAELVIETPLTTGVTAWPEPGAVYMFRGPIGRRARYGNGCIRVRTASDIMLSEAAGPRGAAISSVREMPDGSYVNVEGIVSGVWATCFYIQSSDRSGGIRVNMDAGYYVKRGDVAQVQGILGVTDGERSIAPTMPPVVHETVTPPVPLGVRNRDLGGNSPSPENPGVTDGRGPLNVGLLVKTTGKVNYTNTGYFYIHDGSNRSDAPLDDGSGHYGVRITSNTVVNVGERLEVTGVSTTDTWNVPGRNIPTIMPRDVNDIVRNPALSAVSSPGGTVTAGWNLIAVPAIPSDPSPDVVLSGIPIDGALYRWEASVGGLYTYDTWTPDIFGGILLGDGYWMQSPSAKTISYQGRYQTDDQWITLPTAGWTLIGHPFTQSREWENVKVANGIYVLGMSDASHLEGWMNSLGYWWDSGSQGLYDFGLPEDWVAQTALAPWHGYWVQSNVDDLALIVPAN; translated from the coding sequence ATGAAGCTCCTGCGGTTATGCATCGTGTCGGCGTTGATGCTGGTGATTGCCGCATCCGCCGAAGCAAAGATTGCAGTATATGAGCCAACCGGGTGGGCGCAGAGCAGCCTCGCCAAAGTGTCGTATCGCCTCAACACGAATACCGCTTATGTAATCGTTACCATATATCCTTCCGACGCCAACGGCAACCCTACCGGCCCTCCCGTCCAGTCCGAAACCTATTACAACGAGCCCCGGGGCTATCGAGAGCATTTCTACTACGGACTTACGACCAACCGCTATGTAGCTGTCATTGAGGCGGGGGGTGTCAACGAAGCGGCTTGGCGTCCTCAGGCCGGCATCTACAAGATTGACCAGCCGACCGTCGAGTACAGCCCGCCGAACCCCACCGTCCCGGATATCGAGGGATGGTATGGGATCGGCGTCAACACGAGGGCCGCGAGCCCGTACTTCGGCTACGTCTACTCCCCGCACAAGAGCTATCAGGATATCTATGTCTACCGCGGCGACGGCTCGTTCTTCCGCACGATGAACGACACTGGCGTCTATTGGGGCGCGAGTGCACCGTGGGATGTCTGTGTCGCGGGTGATGACTACTTCTACGTCGGCGACCGCAGCAGCCGGCTCGTATACTGCTGCAAGCCCGACGGAAGCGGGATCGAGTCGGTGTCGCCGCCGGTGACCTACTCCAGGGCTCTGTTCGCCAGGACGGACGTGAGCGGCGTGACCTATGTGTACGTCACGGGCGGATACGGCGACGTCTACCAGGTGACGCTCCAGGCGAACCACCAGACGTGGGGAACGCCGGTGATCATCGCCTCTCTCGGTGGTCTCAGTGACGACAACTTCAAGATCGGTGGTCTGTGGGTCAATTCGGCCGGCAATACGATGTATGTGTGCTACGACGGCAAACTCCACAAGTTGGTGAAGTCCGGCAACGTCTGGGTTGCCGCCGGTTCGCCCTGGCCGGTCTCGATTCCTTCGTGTTTCGATGTTGACATGGCTCACGACGGGTCGAAACTCTGGGTCTCCGCGAACAGGGCATATAGCCCTACTGCAAGCTACCCGATATACCAGGTCAACCCGACGACCGGTGCGGTGACCACGGTCACATACGGCACGGTCACTTGGGGGCACATGGTCAAGACCGATGCGGTGGGCAACGTCGCGTTCACCTACGGTAAGTCTACGCCTACGTGGGGCCAGTACTACTGGGCGATGTTCACGGAACCGGGAACTTCGTCCTACAACACCAGGACCAACACCTTCAACACCACCGGGGATCACCTGCCGGTGATGACGTTCTACACCATGGAGCCTGCGTCGGTCCCCGGCGACAACAGCACCACGGCCACCATGACCGGATGGGTGTACGACGGCGCGGGTTGGGCCGACGCGCAGCAGATTCGAGTAGACCTCGATGCCGTGGGCATCACCGAGGACGTCATCAGTACCACTCGAGTGAGCGCTCCGTCTGATCCCACCGGAAGGACGGCGATCTTCACCGTCCCCGGCCTCAAGGCGGCCGTCGGCGCTAGGGTTGCCGTTCACAACCTGCCCGTTGTCATCACCGACAGTTCCGGCTCGGTTAGTGACAGCGTGCAGCTGCGCGTGACGGGCACGAACGTGACCTTCACCGTCAAGCACAACGAGACCAACCGGCCGATCGCAAACGCCGTCGTACGAGCCACCGGCGGAACTCCGGGACTGCCGGGCTATCCGTTCGAATACACATCCGCGCTGACGAACTCGAGCGGGGTGGCCGTGCTCGAGCTCAGCCAGGGCACCTACCAGGTGCAGGCAGTGAAATCTGGCTACGGAAGCCTGCCCGCAGTTGAGGTTGTCGTGGGAGGCAGCCCGTCGTCCTCCACGCTCTATCTTCGTGCCTGCACCGTGGCCGAGGCGCGCGCGCTGGCGGATTCGACGCAGTGTAACGTCAAGGGTGTGGTCTTTGCTGCGACGTCCGGCCCTTATACATCGCCGAATCCTCCGGCGGTGAAGGGGCTTGCCGAGCGCAAGGACTTGACGAGCTACTGCTATCAATGGTACGTCTGCGACGCGAACAACCCGAACAACGGCATACTCATGGTGTTCCCAATCCCCGAGGACCCGTTCAGCTATCAGATGGATGATCCCGGAGACCCCACAACTTACGTTGGGCCGAGGCCGAAGGTGGGAGATACGGTCAGGGTGACGGGAATGCTCGCAACTCCCAGCGGTCACGAGCGCCGGATTCGGCTTGACACCGCTCTAACCTACGCATCCGACGTGTACTGCAACTACGGCAACATCGGCGGCCTCCCCGCGATGCCGGCGGGTATCACTATTCCCGAGTTCGCGCATGCGAGTATCTCGCAGCATCCCTCCTGGGGCAAGTATGCGATATTGATGGGCGCGGTCGTGCTGAAGAACGTTCCAAACGGAGAGCCCTCCGGGACGTCTTACGGCGATCCGGTGCCCTATTCCGTCATTGCCGACATGTCCGGCAACATGGCCGAGCTGGTTATCGAGACTCCTCTGACGACCGGCGTGACGGCTTGGCCCGAGCCCGGGGCGGTCTACATGTTCCGGGGGCCGATCGGCCGTCGCGCGCGTTACGGCAACGGGTGTATCAGGGTTCGGACCGCCTCCGACATCATGCTCTCGGAGGCCGCCGGGCCTCGCGGCGCGGCGATATCGTCGGTGCGCGAGATGCCGGACGGCAGCTACGTGAATGTGGAGGGCATAGTCTCTGGCGTCTGGGCGACGTGCTTCTATATCCAGTCCTCCGACCGAAGCGGCGGCATCAGGGTCAATATGGATGCCGGGTACTATGTCAAGCGAGGTGACGTGGCGCAGGTCCAGGGCATCCTGGGTGTCACCGACGGTGAGCGCTCGATCGCCCCGACGATGCCTCCCGTCGTGCACGAGACGGTTACTCCTCCGGTGCCTCTGGGCGTGAGAAACCGCGACCTCGGAGGGAACTCTCCGAGTCCGGAGAACCCCGGCGTGACCGACGGCCGCGGGCCGCTGAACGTCGGACTACTCGTGAAGACGACCGGGAAGGTCAACTACACCAACACCGGGTATTTCTATATCCATGACGGATCGAACCGGTCGGACGCCCCCCTGGATGACGGCTCCGGCCACTACGGTGTGCGTATCACGAGCAACACTGTCGTGAATGTCGGGGAGCGTCTGGAGGTGACGGGCGTCTCGACGACGGACACGTGGAATGTGCCCGGTCGGAATATCCCGACGATCATGCCGAGGGATGTGAACGACATCGTTCGTAATCCTGCGCTTAGCGCCGTTTCCAGTCCTGGCGGGACGGTGACGGCCGGATGGAACCTGATCGCGGTACCTGCGATTCCGTCCGACCCGTCGCCGGATGTGGTGCTGTCCGGCATCCCGATTGACGGCGCCCTGTATCGCTGGGAAGCCTCCGTCGGTGGGCTGTATACCTATGACACGTGGACCCCCGACATCTTCGGAGGGATACTGCTCGGTGACGGTTACTGGATGCAGTCACCGTCCGCGAAGACCATTTCCTACCAGGGCCGCTATCAGACCGATGATCAGTGGATCACCCTCCCGACCGCTGGATGGACGCTTATCGGGCATCCGTTCACTCAGAGCCGTGAATGGGAGAACGTCAAGGTCGCGAACGGTATCTATGTGCTCGGAATGTCCGATGCCTCGCACCTTGAAGGCTGGATGAACTCGCTCGGTTACTGGTGGGACAGCGGGTCGCAGGGACTCTACGATTTCGGCCTGCCCGAAGACTGGGTGGCTCAGACCGCACTGGCCCCGTGGCACGGCTACTGGGTGCAGTCCAACGTGGACGACTTGGCGCTGATCGTGCCTGCGAACTGA
- the alr gene encoding alanine racemase, which translates to MVRPTHAEINLSAIEFNLAQVREIVEPGVRICPAVKADAYGHGAVQVSRLLVEAGVEMLGVAFVEEAVELRDAGIGVPILLLQPAFAEQIPEIVRHDLAPTVCDIEFARELSRRASGKPVKVHLKVDTGMGRVGIQPEDTPAFAAELAGLPGVELEGIFTHFPTADEEDLSFTHQQIWEFARIIEAVQAEGVHIPLRHAANSAGLLNCPNSCFNMVRPGIMLYGLYDSPFVSREVELRQALTLKSRIAFLKELPPGRTVGYGRTYTTTRRTIVATIPIGYADGYNRRLSNRGHALVRGARVPIIGRVCMDQIMLDVTDVPGASVGDEVVLYGRQGDQEISMEETEEIVGTISYEIVCAISRRVPRVYVRTG; encoded by the coding sequence GTGGTCAGGCCGACACACGCTGAGATCAACCTTAGTGCGATAGAGTTCAACCTCGCTCAGGTACGAGAGATCGTCGAGCCGGGCGTACGGATATGCCCGGCGGTGAAAGCCGACGCCTACGGGCACGGCGCGGTCCAAGTAAGCCGCCTCCTGGTCGAGGCCGGCGTCGAGATGCTCGGAGTCGCGTTCGTGGAAGAGGCGGTCGAACTCCGGGACGCGGGCATCGGCGTCCCGATCCTGCTCCTCCAGCCGGCATTCGCCGAGCAGATCCCGGAGATCGTGCGGCACGACCTGGCCCCTACGGTATGCGACATAGAGTTCGCCCGAGAACTCTCGCGACGGGCCTCCGGGAAGCCGGTCAAGGTTCACCTCAAGGTAGACACCGGCATGGGACGGGTAGGTATTCAGCCGGAAGACACACCAGCGTTCGCCGCCGAACTCGCAGGACTTCCCGGGGTCGAACTGGAGGGCATCTTCACGCATTTCCCGACCGCCGACGAGGAGGACCTCAGCTTCACGCATCAGCAGATATGGGAGTTCGCCAGGATCATCGAGGCGGTCCAGGCTGAAGGCGTCCACATACCGCTCAGACACGCTGCGAACAGCGCGGGGCTGCTGAACTGCCCGAACTCCTGCTTCAACATGGTCCGGCCGGGGATCATGCTCTACGGCCTCTACGACTCACCGTTCGTGTCGCGGGAGGTCGAGCTCCGGCAGGCCCTGACCCTCAAGTCGAGGATCGCGTTCCTGAAGGAACTTCCGCCGGGCCGAACCGTCGGCTACGGGCGCACATATACCACCACCAGACGGACGATCGTGGCGACGATCCCGATCGGATACGCTGACGGGTACAACCGGCGACTCTCGAACCGGGGCCATGCACTGGTAAGAGGTGCACGAGTGCCGATCATCGGGCGAGTGTGCATGGACCAGATCATGCTCGACGTTACCGACGTGCCGGGCGCATCGGTCGGCGATGAGGTCGTGCTCTACGGCAGGCAGGGCGACCAGGAGATCAGCATGGAGGAGACCGAGGAGATCGTCGGGACTATCTCCTACGAGATCGTCTGCGCGATCAGCAGGCGGGTGCCGAGGGTATATGTCAGGACCGGATAG